A genomic region of Arachis hypogaea cultivar Tifrunner chromosome 5, arahy.Tifrunner.gnm2.J5K5, whole genome shotgun sequence contains the following coding sequences:
- the LOC112803475 gene encoding uncharacterized protein: MDLYDGTTDPKHHLSNFKSRMYLADASDATRCKAFPTTLTKAAMKWFDSLPPRSVTSFEDFSRKFLMRFSIQKDKVKHALSLLGVKQEVRKPLRDYMERFNKACLEIQNLHTEAVIIDLVNGLREGHFSQSILKRHPTSLSDVPERAEKYINMEENARLREPSWRPGHSHPSREKEREPKKKEEVGPERPRRYHSYTPLRVFLVDIYRKICHTEKLPPPRPIKNKKGGSCSEYREYHKLYGLSTNDYYDLKNVIEKLAKEGQLDRISRKGRTLMARGSEMRRIEEIRHRRPRKDINI; this comes from the coding sequence ATGGACCTATACGACGGGACTACCGACCCAAAGCATCACCTGAGtaattttaaaagtcggatgtacctagccgACGCTTCTGATGCTACTCGCTGTAAGGCCTTTCCGACGACTTTGACAaaggcagcgatgaagtggttcgatagcctccctcCCAGGTCGGTTACCAGCTTCGAGGACTTCTCCCGAAAGTTTCTCATGCGATTTTcaatccagaaggataaagtaaagCACGCACTGAGTCTCCTGGGAGTAAAACAGGAGGTCAGAAAACCTTTGAgggactacatggaaaggttcaacaaggcgTGTCTAGAAATTCAAAATCTGCATACAGAAGCAGTAATTATAGACCTAGTAAATGGACTCCGAGAAGGTCATTTCTCTCAGTCCATCTTGAAAAGGCATCCGACTTCTTTGAGTGATGTACCAGAAAGAGCTGAGAAGTACATTaatatggaggaaaatgccaGGCTACGAGAACCCAGCTGGCGACCTGGGCACTCTCACCCATCAAGGGAAAAGGAGAgggagcccaagaaaaaagaagaagtcgGGCCTGAAAGGCCTAGaagatatcactcttatactcctctgcgAGTTTTTCTAGTCGACATCTATAGGAAAATTTGCCATACTGAAAAGCTACCTCCCCCTAGGCCCATCAAGAATAAGAAAGGGGGAAGTTGTAGTGAATACCGCGAGTACCATAAACTATATGGGCTCTCAACAAATGATTATTACGACttgaaaaatgtgatagaaaagctggccaaaGAAGGTCAGCTTGACAGAATCTCACGGAAAGGTCGGACCCTCATGGCAAGAGGAAGCGAGATGAGGAGGATCGAAGAGATCCGCCACCGCAGACCCCGAAAAGACATAAACATATGA
- the LOC112801314 gene encoding pentatricopeptide repeat-containing protein At5g13270, chloroplastic-like encodes MSSITCWCSGLMSNSSTVVVANDKSKDPRPASFVQIPSWISLKCNNSSLRTPKVQQGQVENLHLISLAKQGMLQEVHDFVRSMDAAGISINPRSYEYLFKMCGTLNASSDGKLFHNRLQRTGNTNKFIDNCILQMYCDCRCFAAAERFFDEMIHRDMSSWHTLMSAYVEEGLIDEAIRLLLRMLDFGIMPPASIISTLIGSFTYPSSLGLGKQIHSQLIKIGVIANDLIETSISNMYIKCGWLDGAEVATNKMARKNAVACTGLMLGYTQAARNKDAVLLFAKMISEDVELDEFVFSIVLKACAALGDLNMGRQIHSYSVKLGLESEVSVGTPLLDFYFKCARFEAAYQAFESIREPNDFSWSALITGYCQNGKFDKALEIFRTLRSKGVLLNSFMYTSIFQACSSVSDLIFGSQVHADAIKKGLVACLSGESAMITMYSKCGKIDYAHQTFLAIDKPDNIAWTAIICAHAYHGRASEALRLFNKMQESGVRPNAITFIGLLTSCSHSGLVRQGKKFLDSMSDKYNVDPTIDHYNCMIDIYSRAGLLQEALEMIKSLPFEPDVLSWKSLLGGCWSHRNLKIAMIAAERVLQLDPLDTATYVIMFNLNALLGKWDEAAKFRKMMAEMNLRKEVSCSWIIVKHKVHRFVVGDRHHPQTEEIYSKLKQLDFAVKKGEECLLNEEDALCDFSERKEQLLDHSERLAIAYGLICIKGDTPIMVFKNTRSCRDCHEFAKRVSMVTDRELIVRDANRFHHIKAGECSCHDYW; translated from the coding sequence ATGTCTTCAATAACTTGCTGGTGCTCTGGGCTAATGTCCAATTCTTCAACAGTAGTGGTAGCTAATGATAAAAGTAAGGATCCGAGACCTGCTAGTTTCGTTCAAATCCCTTCGTGGATCTCCTTGAAATGCAATAATTCATCCTTGAGGACCCCTAAAGTTCAACAGGGCCAAGTTGAAAACTTGCATTTGATTTCTTTAGCCAAACAAGGGATGCTTCAAGAAGTACATGACTTTGTCAGAAGCATGGATGCAGCAGGCATCTCGATAAATCCCCGGTCATATGAATACCTCTTTAAAATGTGTGGAACACTGAATGCTTCATCAGATGGAAAATTATTTCACAATAGACTTCAGAGAACGGGTAATACCAATAAGTTCATTGACAATTGCATCCTTCAAATGTATTGTGATTGCAGGTGTTTTGCAGCTGCAGAGAGATTCTTTGATGAAATGATTCATCGAGATATGTCCTCTTGGCACACCCTCATGTCTGCTTATGTTGAGGAAGGGCTCATAGATGAAGCTATTAGATTGCTCTTGCGTATGCTAGATTTCGGAATTATGCCACCCGCATCGATCATCAGTACTCTTATAGGGTCCTTCACATATCCTTCATCGTTAGGTCTTGGCAAGCAGATTCATTCTCAGCTGATAAAGATTGGAGTTATTGCCAATGATTTGATCGAGACCTCTATCTCCAACATGTACATCAAGTGTGGCTGGTTGGATGGTGCTGAAGTCGCTACCAATAAGATGGCTAGAAAAAATGCTGTGGCTTGCACTGGGTTGATGTTGGGCTATACTCAAGCTGCAAGGAACAAAGATGCTGTTTTATTGTTTGCAAAAATGATAAGTGAAGATGTAGAACTGGATGAGTTTGTCTTTTCAATAGTGCTTAAGGCGTGTGCTGCCTTAGGAGACTTAAACATGGGAAGACAAATTCATAGCTACAGTGTGAAACTTGGATTGGAGTCTGAGGTCTCGGTTGGAACTCCACTactggatttttattttaaatgcgCCAGGTTTGAAGCTGCATATCAAGCTTTTGAGAGCATACGTGAACCAAATGATTTTTCATGGAGTGCTCTAATTACTGGATATTGCCAAAATGGTAAGTTTGACAAGGCACTTGAGATTTTTAGAACACTCAGAAGTAAGGGAGTGTTATTGAATTCATTCATGTATACCAGCATCTTTCAAGCATGCTCTTCTGTCTCAGATTTGATTTTCGGTTCGCAAGTTCATGCAGATGCAATAAAAAAGGGGCTAGTTGCATGCCTCTCTGGAGAGAGTGCTATGATCACTATGTACTCAAAATGCGGCAAAATAGACTATGCCCATCAAACATTTTTGGCTATTGATAAACCTGACAACATTGCATGGACTGCTATAATTTGTGCTCATGCTTATCATGGCAGAGCTTCTGAAGCTCTGAGGCTTTTCAACAAGATGCAGGAGTCGGGTGTAAGGCCAAATGCTATCACATTCATTGGTTTGTTAACATCTTGTAGTCATTCAGGTCTAGTTAGACAGGGAAAGAAGTTTTTGGATTCAATGAGTGACAAGTACAATGTGGATCCAACAATTGATCATTACAACTGCATGATTGATATATACTCTCGTGCTGGATTACTGCAGGAGGCTCTTGAAATGATAAAGAGTCTGCCATTTGAACCTGATGTGTTGAGTTGGAAAAGCTTATTAGGAGGTTGTTGGAGCCATAGGAATCTCAAGATTGCGATGATTGCAGCCGAAAGGGTGCTTCAGCTGGATCCATTAGACACTGCTACTTATGTGATCATGTTCAACTTAAATGCTTTGCTTGGGAAGTGGGATGAAGCAGCTAAATTTAGAAAGATGATGGCTGAAATGAACTTGAGAAAAGAAGTAAGTTGCAGCTGGATTATTGTGAAGCATAAAGTCCATCGTTTTGTGGTAGGTGATAGACACCACCCTCAAACAGAGGAGATATACTCAAAATTAAAACAGCTTGATTTTGCTGTCAAAAAGGGTGAGGAGTGTCTTCTTAATGAAGAGGACGCACTCTGTGACTTCAGTGAAAGgaaagagcagttacttgatcatagtgagagactagctaTAGCTTATGGTCTCATATGCATCAAAGGTGACACCCCAATTATGGTCTTCAAGAATACTCGATCATGCAGAGATTGCCATGAATTTGCAAAAAGGGTCTCCATGGTAACTGATCGTGAATTAATTGTGAGAGATGCCAATAGGTTCCATCATATAAAGGCTGGGGAATGTTCTTGCCATGATTATTGGTGA